The Deltaproteobacteria bacterium genome window below encodes:
- a CDS encoding methylenetetrahydrofolate reductase C-terminal domain-containing protein, producing MIITEKKDIQEILGSLEGKKTVYLFGCDSCAEQCSTGGKKELEEMARLLEEKGVRVLGSSLPEETCYRQLVLKAYRENERLKDAEAVLVLACGAGVRTVADVAEETQPVLPALDSIFLATVERVGRFFEGCSLCGECVLAATGGICPHTECPKGLLNGPCGGVADGMCEVNIECECAWVRIYRRLEKQNRLDLLRKTAPPKDHSVGIRPRKTLLREPARPAGRKA from the coding sequence ATGATAATCACCGAAAAGAAAGACATACAGGAGATCCTCGGGTCTCTCGAGGGTAAAAAGACCGTATACCTCTTCGGCTGCGACTCCTGCGCCGAGCAGTGCTCTACCGGCGGGAAAAAGGAGCTCGAGGAGATGGCCCGCCTCCTCGAGGAGAAGGGCGTAAGGGTCCTTGGGAGCTCGCTCCCGGAAGAGACCTGCTACAGGCAGCTCGTCTTGAAGGCCTACAGGGAGAACGAGCGGCTTAAGGACGCCGAAGCGGTGCTCGTGCTCGCCTGCGGGGCAGGCGTCCGGACCGTCGCGGACGTGGCCGAAGAGACGCAGCCCGTTCTCCCGGCCCTGGACTCCATCTTTCTCGCAACAGTCGAGCGGGTGGGCAGGTTCTTCGAGGGGTGCTCCCTCTGCGGCGAATGCGTGCTGGCCGCTACCGGCGGCATATGCCCGCACACCGAATGCCCCAAGGGCCTGCTTAACGGCCCGTGCGGCGGCGTTGCAGACGGCATGTGCGAGGTCAACATCGAATGCGAGTGCGCCTGGGTGCGCATATACAGGCGGCTTGAAAAACAGAATCGGCTTGACCTCCTTAGAAAAACGGCCCCTCCCAAGGACCACTCCGTCGGCATAAGGCCGAGAAAGACGCTTTTGAGGGAGCCTGCCCGGCCCGCAGGCCGCAAGGCTTGA
- the folD gene encoding bifunctional methylenetetrahydrofolate dehydrogenase/methenyltetrahydrofolate cyclohydrolase FolD: MKTAAIIDGKEIAAQVRAELKSEILALKEESGIVPGLTVVLVGENQASQLYVRNKVKACEEVGIKSDKHALPQSATQEELLRLIRDLNASRNVHGILVQLPLPKQINEETILEEISPRKDVDGFHPYNIGRLMIGNPVLQPCTPYGVMRLIDSTGIDLSGKDAVVIGRSNIVGKPMSMMLLRRNATVTICHSKTRDLPERVRSADVVVAAVGRAEFVRGDWIKEGAVVIDVGINRTPEGKLVGDVDFEGASKRAGFITPVPGGVGPMTIAMLLKNTVEAAKRSAS; this comes from the coding sequence ATGAAGACAGCCGCGATTATTGACGGAAAGGAAATTGCCGCCCAGGTAAGGGCGGAGCTCAAATCCGAGATACTTGCCTTAAAGGAGGAGTCCGGCATAGTCCCCGGCCTGACGGTGGTCCTGGTAGGCGAAAACCAGGCCTCCCAGCTCTATGTGCGGAACAAGGTCAAGGCATGCGAAGAGGTCGGAATAAAATCGGATAAGCACGCCCTCCCTCAATCTGCAACCCAGGAAGAGCTCCTTCGTCTAATAAGGGACCTGAACGCATCGAGGAATGTGCACGGCATACTCGTCCAGCTCCCTCTCCCGAAACAGATAAACGAGGAGACGATCCTCGAGGAGATATCTCCCCGGAAGGACGTCGACGGTTTCCATCCCTACAACATAGGCCGGCTCATGATCGGGAACCCGGTGCTCCAGCCCTGCACCCCGTATGGCGTAATGCGCCTCATAGATTCCACCGGAATAGATCTCTCCGGCAAGGACGCGGTCGTCATCGGAAGGAGCAACATAGTCGGTAAGCCCATGTCCATGATGCTCCTTAGAAGAAACGCGACCGTGACCATCTGCCATTCCAAGACAAGGGACCTGCCGGAAAGGGTACGCAGCGCGGACGTGGTGGTAGCGGCCGTTGGCAGGGCCGAATTCGTCCGCGGTGACTGGATAAAGGAAGGGGCCGTTGTCATCGACGTGGGCATAAACCGGACCCCCGAGGGCAAGCTCGTGGGCGACGTAGATTTCGAGGGCGCATCAAAACGGGCCGGCTTCATAACGCCGGTCCCGGGCGGGGTGGGCCCCATGACCATAGCCATGCTCCTTAAAAACACGGTGGAAGCCGCGAAACGAAGCGCCTCATAA
- a CDS encoding cation:proton antiporter — protein sequence MENIPLLRDIVVLLAVSVPLSMILSRAGLPTVVGFLITGIVIGPYGFGLVRDVHTVELLAQVGVVLLLFTIGLEFSISKLLNIRREGLIGGGLQVGLTVLCVAGLSLILGQDLKVAVLLGFVVSLSSTAIVLKLLADRGDVNTPQGNFSVGVLIFQDLAVVLMVMVLQSIGLNGGASPLDISKKLGVSFAAFAVIVAGVVWLIPRLFDQVVKLRNREVFILTIVLVCLGTAWFTSLFGLSLALGAFIAGLAISESEYSNQIVAEVIPFRDTFSSLFFISIGMLLDLRFFIGHIGWVALLVMVIVAAKALVVIGIGRVLKYPFRLSIIVGLNLAQIGEFSFILIKMGQDYNLLNEVLYQSFLASAIITMALTPFIYQRSARLAFDLGKLLGMGGGHPGQKKTHLSNHVIIIGYGLNGRNLARVLKETGIPHAIMEMNMERVKAAKAEGHSAYFGDASHPEVFKKLGVEKAKMVVTAISDPISTRAIVKTAREISPTISIIVRTRFVKEVEDLYRLGANQVIPEEFETSVEIFARVLKDYRVPTNIIQNQIDLIRQEGYAMLRNPALSTDRLSRLSAILEKTVMDTFYVDEACSVAGSTLRELYFRKRTGATVIAVARGNGANTNPGPEFRIEKGDILVLLGSHAQLAAAFQILNEKCPVTRA from the coding sequence ATGGAAAACATACCGCTTCTAAGGGACATAGTCGTCTTGCTTGCGGTCTCGGTGCCGCTAAGCATGATCCTTTCGAGGGCCGGCCTGCCTACGGTTGTGGGGTTCCTCATAACAGGAATAGTCATCGGCCCCTACGGGTTCGGGCTTGTACGGGACGTGCACACCGTGGAGCTCCTTGCCCAGGTCGGGGTGGTGCTCCTTCTTTTCACCATCGGGCTAGAGTTCTCGATTTCAAAGCTCCTTAATATCAGGCGCGAGGGCCTTATCGGCGGCGGACTTCAGGTGGGGCTCACGGTGCTTTGCGTCGCGGGCCTCTCCCTTATTCTCGGGCAGGACCTCAAGGTCGCCGTGCTCCTGGGCTTCGTGGTGTCCCTTTCATCTACAGCGATAGTCCTTAAGCTCCTGGCCGACAGGGGAGACGTGAATACGCCTCAAGGCAACTTTTCGGTCGGGGTTCTCATATTCCAGGACCTGGCCGTGGTCCTCATGGTCATGGTCCTCCAGTCCATCGGGCTCAACGGAGGGGCCTCTCCGCTCGATATTTCGAAAAAGCTCGGGGTCTCGTTCGCGGCTTTCGCCGTGATCGTAGCCGGGGTCGTGTGGCTCATACCCAGGCTCTTCGACCAGGTCGTGAAGCTCCGGAATAGAGAGGTCTTCATCCTCACAATCGTCCTCGTCTGCCTGGGCACGGCCTGGTTCACCTCTCTTTTCGGCCTCTCGCTCGCCCTCGGGGCCTTCATAGCCGGGCTCGCCATATCGGAATCCGAGTACAGCAACCAGATAGTAGCGGAGGTAATCCCGTTCAGGGACACCTTCTCAAGCCTCTTCTTCATCTCAATAGGGATGCTACTGGACCTGAGGTTCTTTATCGGCCACATAGGCTGGGTGGCGCTCCTGGTAATGGTCATCGTAGCGGCCAAGGCGCTGGTCGTAATAGGCATAGGGCGGGTATTGAAGTACCCGTTCAGGCTCTCGATCATAGTGGGCCTGAACCTCGCGCAGATAGGCGAGTTCTCCTTCATACTCATAAAGATGGGGCAGGACTACAACCTCCTTAACGAGGTCCTTTACCAGTCCTTCCTGGCCTCGGCCATCATAACAATGGCCCTTACGCCCTTCATATACCAGAGGTCGGCGAGGCTGGCCTTTGACCTCGGAAAGCTCCTCGGCATGGGCGGCGGGCATCCGGGGCAGAAAAAGACCCATCTCTCGAACCATGTCATAATAATCGGCTACGGACTCAACGGGCGGAACCTCGCCCGGGTCTTGAAGGAGACCGGCATCCCCCACGCCATCATGGAGATGAACATGGAGCGGGTGAAGGCGGCCAAGGCCGAGGGGCACAGCGCCTACTTCGGGGACGCGAGCCACCCTGAGGTCTTCAAGAAATTGGGGGTCGAGAAGGCAAAGATGGTGGTTACCGCCATATCAGACCCCATAAGCACAAGGGCGATCGTAAAGACGGCGAGAGAGATAAGCCCGACCATCTCCATAATAGTGAGGACCAGGTTCGTGAAGGAGGTGGAGGACCTTTACAGGCTCGGCGCGAACCAGGTCATCCCCGAGGAGTTCGAGACCTCTGTTGAGATATTCGCGCGGGTGCTTAAGGACTACAGGGTCCCCACCAATATAATCCAGAACCAGATCGACCTTATCCGGCAGGAAGGGTATGCGATGCTACGGAACCCGGCGCTCTCGACCGACAGGTTATCCAGGCTCTCGGCCATACTGGAGAAGACGGTCATGGATACCTTCTATGTGGATGAGGCCTGTTCGGTTGCCGGGTCGACCTTGAGGGAACTGTATTTCAGGAAAAGGACCGGCGCAACCGTCATAGCCGTAGCCAGGGGAAACGGGGCTAACACTAACCCGGGGCCGGAATTCAGGATAGAGAAGGGGGATATACTGGTACTTTTAGGGAGCCACGCCCAGCTCGCCGCGGCCTTTCAGATACTGAACGAGAAGTGCCCTGTCACCAGGGCATGA
- a CDS encoding SemiSWEET transporter: protein MDSITLLGLLGGTLTTASFFPQVVKTIKTRSTKDVSFAMFLLLSVGITIWIIYGIKIGSVPVVIANSVSLVFSLIILILKLVYR, encoded by the coding sequence ATGGACTCAATAACATTACTGGGGCTACTGGGCGGGACCCTTACTACCGCATCCTTTTTCCCCCAGGTGGTAAAGACGATAAAGACCCGCTCGACAAAGGACGTTTCGTTTGCGATGTTCCTGCTCCTTTCAGTAGGGATAACCATTTGGATAATCTACGGGATCAAGATAGGCTCCGTCCCGGTCGTGATAGCGAATTCGGTTTCGCTCGTCTTTTCGCTTATCATCCTTATACTCAAGCTGGTATATAGATAG
- the acpS gene encoding holo-ACP synthase: MVSLKRAERTFSNARFLKSVFTDREIETAFSMREPERHLAGRFAAKEAFVKALSKGILSGISLRDVEITATPGYPPAFKLGREPENLVAGRSIHLSLSYTSDFAFALVVIG; this comes from the coding sequence GTGGTTTCCCTGAAAAGGGCCGAAAGGACTTTTTCAAACGCCCGTTTCCTTAAATCGGTCTTTACAGACCGGGAAATCGAGACTGCGTTTTCCATGAGGGAGCCGGAGAGGCACCTTGCCGGCAGGTTCGCGGCCAAGGAGGCCTTTGTAAAGGCCCTCTCAAAAGGCATCCTCTCGGGCATCAGTCTGAGAGACGTAGAGATCACTGCAACGCCCGGCTACCCTCCGGCTTTCAAGCTCGGCAGGGAGCCCGAAAATCTTGTGGCCGGGAGGAGCATCCACTTAAGCCTCTCATATACAAGTGATTTCGCATTCGCTCTCGTCGTCATAGGCTGA
- a CDS encoding response regulator transcription factor, with protein MAQVVVAMSNVLLSEGIAKLIESEKELSVSRILAPGREYSNAELQSLGSSIVITDFMTLHNSFPGLEEAAKRPLFILIDTDCGRENLVSAVLRKKINGVLLGDSSPELLIKAIKAVAKGDIWLDKQTFKNILHGINALGSEKNSLSPREKEIVQLTGKGLRNKEIAQQLNISETTVKTHLNRIFQKLNIKARSELISYAIKNHAMNNHHLRNTLQ; from the coding sequence TTGGCACAAGTAGTAGTCGCGATGAGCAATGTCCTTTTATCAGAAGGTATTGCCAAGCTGATAGAATCCGAAAAAGAACTCTCCGTTTCCAGAATACTCGCGCCCGGTAGGGAGTATTCCAACGCGGAGCTTCAGTCACTGGGTTCGTCTATCGTCATTACGGATTTTATGACCCTGCACAATTCTTTTCCCGGCCTTGAGGAAGCCGCGAAAAGGCCCCTTTTCATACTCATTGATACGGATTGCGGCAGGGAAAACCTCGTCTCGGCTGTCCTCAGGAAAAAGATTAACGGGGTCCTTCTCGGGGATTCGAGCCCGGAGCTCCTTATAAAGGCGATAAAGGCCGTCGCGAAAGGCGACATCTGGCTTGACAAGCAGACATTCAAGAACATACTCCACGGCATCAACGCGCTGGGGAGCGAGAAAAACTCCCTGTCCCCCAGGGAAAAGGAAATAGTCCAGCTTACGGGCAAGGGGCTAAGGAACAAGGAGATAGCCCAGCAGCTTAATATAAGCGAGACGACGGTAAAAACGCACCTTAACAGGATCTTCCAGAAGCTGAACATAAAAGCCCGTTCCGAGCTCATAAGCTATGCGATCAAGAACCACGCCATGAATAACCACCACCTGAGAAATACTTTACAATAA
- a CDS encoding polysaccharide biosynthesis/export family protein, producing MFSRHILKTLTIALFALFLANTPAYASGEAGGPEYQIGPEDLLEIVVWRNTELSRQVTVRPDGRITLPLIGELTAAGLTPEELRAEIVERLKEYQQSAVVASVIVQSVNSYRIYVLGQVQVPGSYTLKSRTTVLQALSLAGGFSQFASKNKIVLIRKRSDGLDDKIQVKFNDLVYDEKSRANEYLLPGDTIFVP from the coding sequence ATGTTCTCAAGACACATACTTAAGACGCTCACAATCGCGCTTTTTGCGCTCTTCCTGGCCAATACGCCAGCCTATGCCTCCGGGGAAGCAGGCGGGCCCGAATACCAGATAGGACCCGAGGACTTACTCGAAATAGTGGTCTGGAGAAATACCGAGTTGTCAAGACAGGTCACGGTGAGGCCCGACGGCAGGATAACGCTGCCGCTCATAGGCGAGCTTACCGCCGCAGGGCTTACGCCAGAAGAACTCAGGGCAGAGATTGTCGAGCGGCTCAAGGAGTACCAGCAGAGCGCGGTCGTCGCATCGGTCATAGTGCAGAGCGTCAACAGCTACAGGATATACGTCCTCGGGCAGGTGCAGGTGCCTGGAAGCTATACCCTGAAGTCCAGGACCACGGTCCTCCAGGCGCTCTCGCTCGCCGGGGGGTTCAGCCAGTTCGCGTCCAAGAACAAGATAGTGCTCATAAGGAAACGGTCAGACGGGCTCGACGACAAGATCCAGGTCAAGTTCAACGACCTGGTCTACGATGAAAAGAGCCGCGCGAACGAGTACCTTTTGCCGGGAGATACGATTTTTGTTCCGTAG
- a CDS encoding P-loop NTPase, which translates to MSFLSRFLGRKKQALSEQTSPSGRLSIVGKRSRPLSRIWTVGGGKGGVGKSIVAANFATLLAGSGRRTLIVDADFGAANLHTLFGIQGSNPSLSSFLKSEVTDIRRLITGTGIQDLDIITGAMDSLNIADVDASSLMRLQRAISELDYDHVVLDLSPGTSSDVLDCFLMSDEGVLVTTPEPTSIENTYRFMKCLFLRRIRAIINSGEPGRLKETLKAALERDPRMGTVSEFIKNFRLSAGAETAPEEILGGMGAHLVVNRTRLPEDRAIGPHMQRACMNYFGVRFNHLGDIGQDTSIEDSVRTRSPLVRDYPGTPAALSLISCFRKLASIEQEKAGQEAAKGLMQI; encoded by the coding sequence ATGAGTTTTCTTTCGAGATTCCTCGGCAGGAAGAAACAAGCTCTGTCCGAACAAACATCCCCTTCCGGCCGCCTATCCATAGTCGGGAAAAGGTCCCGGCCGCTCTCCCGCATATGGACCGTCGGCGGGGGCAAAGGCGGCGTGGGCAAAAGCATAGTCGCTGCCAACTTCGCGACACTCCTTGCCGGCTCCGGACGGAGGACGCTAATCGTAGACGCGGACTTCGGGGCGGCCAACCTGCATACCCTTTTCGGGATACAGGGCTCGAACCCGTCCCTTTCGAGCTTCCTTAAATCGGAGGTCACGGATATCAGGAGGCTCATAACCGGAACAGGTATCCAGGACCTCGATATAATTACAGGGGCGATGGACTCTTTGAACATAGCGGACGTGGACGCCTCGTCCCTTATGCGCCTGCAGAGGGCCATCTCGGAGCTCGATTACGACCATGTCGTACTCGACCTCTCGCCCGGCACGTCATCCGACGTGCTCGACTGCTTTCTGATGTCGGACGAAGGGGTACTCGTGACCACGCCAGAGCCCACCTCAATAGAGAACACGTACCGGTTCATGAAATGCCTGTTCCTCCGGAGGATACGGGCGATCATAAACTCCGGCGAGCCTGGACGCCTGAAGGAGACGCTTAAGGCGGCCCTGGAGCGCGACCCGAGGATGGGCACCGTCTCGGAATTCATCAAGAACTTCAGATTAAGCGCCGGAGCCGAAACGGCTCCGGAGGAGATCCTTGGCGGCATGGGAGCCCACCTCGTCGTCAACAGGACCAGGCTTCCGGAGGACCGCGCCATCGGGCCGCATATGCAGAGGGCCTGCATGAACTACTTCGGCGTGCGTTTCAACCACCTGGGCGACATCGGCCAGGACACATCAATTGAGGATTCCGTCCGTACGAGAAGTCCTCTCGTCAGGGACTATCCCGGGACACCCGCGGCGCTCTCTCTTATCTCCTGTTTCCGGAAGCTCGCCTCTATCGAGCAGGAGAAGGCCGGGCAGGAGGCCGCTAAAGGGCTTATGCAGATATGA
- a CDS encoding polysaccharide biosynthesis tyrosine autokinase, whose translation MNQRFKDDYYELLDIASGAATSEIEEAYKKALSDLSGDSVAIYSLYTPEEKEELISRLNEAYEVLSDPERRAAYDTGAAGKPEPAVTREFELGDLGPAVDTRHFKRYGKTTGFVRPPVTASDDNSIITEQYRILYSRIHRMADEGPLKVIAVTSAVKGEGKSVTSLNLAYITACEFKKRVLLVECDLRKSSTLSKIIEREEACGLAEVLEGRADIRDAVCRVDGTSLYVLTSGTCSRSSSELIDSPYLKSLLKGFRDEFDYVFVDTPPILPLADMNIITRLVDGTILVVRAGATPKKVVLNAAQSLSEGRFIGIVLNGAEAALASYYY comes from the coding sequence ATGAACCAGCGCTTCAAGGACGACTACTACGAACTGCTCGATATCGCCTCCGGGGCGGCTACCTCCGAGATAGAAGAGGCTTACAAAAAGGCCCTTTCTGACCTGAGCGGCGACTCTGTGGCCATCTACTCGCTTTACACCCCGGAGGAAAAGGAAGAGCTTATCTCGAGGCTCAATGAGGCATATGAGGTCTTGAGCGACCCTGAACGGAGGGCTGCGTATGACACCGGGGCCGCAGGGAAACCGGAACCGGCCGTAACGCGCGAATTCGAGCTGGGCGACCTCGGCCCCGCTGTCGACACCCGCCACTTTAAGAGGTACGGGAAGACTACGGGCTTTGTAAGGCCGCCGGTCACGGCCTCGGACGACAACTCGATCATAACGGAACAGTACCGGATCCTCTATTCGAGGATACACCGGATGGCCGACGAGGGGCCGCTTAAGGTAATAGCCGTGACCAGCGCCGTAAAGGGAGAGGGGAAATCCGTAACCTCGCTCAACCTGGCGTATATCACGGCCTGCGAGTTCAAGAAAAGGGTGCTCCTCGTCGAATGCGACCTGCGGAAATCCTCTACCCTCTCGAAGATTATAGAGCGCGAGGAGGCGTGCGGGCTGGCGGAGGTGCTCGAGGGCAGGGCCGACATACGGGACGCCGTCTGCCGCGTGGACGGGACAAGCCTGTACGTACTTACCTCGGGCACGTGCTCCAGGAGCTCATCCGAGCTCATAGACTCGCCTTATCTTAAGTCGCTCCTTAAGGGATTCAGGGACGAATTCGATTACGTATTCGTGGACACCCCCCCGATACTGCCACTGGCGGACATGAACATCATTACGAGGCTTGTGGACGGGACGATACTGGTCGTAAGGGCCGGGGCCACCCCCAAGAAAGTAGTCCTCAATGCGGCCCAATCCCTCTCAGAGGGACGGTTCATAGGCATAGTGCTTAACGGCGCCGAGGCCGCGCTGGCCAGCTACTATTATTAG
- a CDS encoding TIGR03013 family PEP-CTERM/XrtA system glycosyltransferase — translation MLFNRHPSKRLLYIGLIEGLLIFLAALGSVAIRLSFDGGAMVEYDPNYMKSLVLTATYLVTFYYFDLYTPDMYRPSRYMFSRLIKGMIVAAIIQFSIFYIFPSLKIWRGILLINMLIMPSAIIFFRLVFSKILKIKLPGKRVLIIGAGELAKKIGSEIYTKPEHGLKLVGFIDDDPTKYGVSIVNPGVIGGYGDISRLAVEQNIDLIIVALPDRRAKLPMSALLDCKLKGISVEESETFKERLTGKIPLDHLKPSWMVFSDGFRSLRSRKFVKRSLDVVFAFLWLVVAAPVMLLTAAIIKLESRGPVIFKQIRVGEHGKEFNIYKFRSMRQDAEAKTGPVWAVANDDRVTLVGRIIRKLRIDELPQLVNVLKGDMSFVGPRPERPYFVNKLREEIPYYNIRTVVKPGLTGWAQIKYPYGANLEDAVEKLQYEIFYIKNMSPLLDLMIMFWTIKVVLTGKGAR, via the coding sequence ATGCTTTTCAACAGGCACCCTTCCAAGCGACTGCTGTACATAGGCCTTATCGAAGGCCTTCTCATATTCCTTGCCGCGCTCGGGTCGGTGGCGATACGCCTCTCTTTCGACGGCGGCGCCATGGTCGAATACGACCCCAACTACATGAAGAGCCTGGTGCTGACTGCGACGTACCTGGTCACCTTTTACTATTTCGACCTCTACACGCCCGACATGTACAGGCCGAGCCGCTATATGTTCTCCCGGCTCATAAAAGGCATGATCGTAGCGGCAATAATACAGTTCAGCATCTTCTACATCTTCCCGTCCCTCAAGATATGGCGGGGCATACTGCTAATAAACATGCTCATAATGCCCTCGGCCATCATATTCTTCCGGCTCGTCTTCTCGAAGATACTGAAGATAAAGCTGCCGGGAAAGCGCGTCCTCATCATCGGCGCGGGCGAGCTCGCGAAGAAGATCGGGAGCGAGATATACACGAAGCCCGAGCACGGCCTTAAGCTCGTGGGGTTCATCGACGACGACCCGACCAAATACGGGGTCTCCATCGTAAACCCGGGCGTTATCGGCGGATACGGCGACATCTCAAGGCTCGCTGTCGAGCAGAATATCGACCTCATAATAGTCGCGCTCCCTGACAGGAGGGCCAAGCTCCCCATGTCCGCCCTCCTCGACTGCAAGCTCAAGGGCATATCCGTCGAGGAGAGCGAGACCTTTAAGGAAAGGCTCACCGGCAAGATACCCCTTGACCACCTGAAGCCGAGCTGGATGGTATTCTCGGACGGCTTCAGATCGCTCAGGTCCAGGAAGTTCGTCAAGAGGTCCCTCGACGTCGTGTTCGCGTTCCTCTGGCTTGTGGTAGCGGCGCCGGTAATGCTCCTTACCGCTGCAATAATAAAGCTCGAATCGAGGGGGCCGGTCATATTCAAGCAGATAAGGGTGGGCGAGCACGGGAAGGAGTTCAACATCTACAAATTCCGCTCGATGCGCCAGGACGCGGAAGCCAAGACCGGGCCGGTGTGGGCTGTGGCCAATGACGACAGGGTCACCCTGGTGGGGCGCATAATCAGGAAGCTCCGGATAGACGAGCTCCCGCAGCTCGTAAACGTCCTTAAAGGAGACATGAGCTTCGTCGGCCCGAGGCCCGAGCGCCCGTATTTCGTCAACAAGCTCCGGGAGGAGATCCCCTACTACAACATAAGGACGGTCGTTAAGCCCGGGCTTACCGGCTGGGCGCAGATAAAATATCCCTACGGCGCGAACCTGGAGGACGCCGTCGAGAAGCTTCAGTACGAAATATTTTATATAAAAAACATGTCCCCTCTCCTCGACCTCATGATAATGTTCTGGACCATAAAGGTCGTGCTCACCGGCAAGGGGGCGAGATAA